A genomic stretch from Arachis stenosperma cultivar V10309 chromosome 3, arast.V10309.gnm1.PFL2, whole genome shotgun sequence includes:
- the LOC130968866 gene encoding polygalacturonase-1 non-catalytic subunit beta-like: MMTSTLFLFILLLFSSLTIGFSSSGANGGDKNPFTPKAYVLRYWDKAIQNTLPKPSFLTSKTSPLTAIQAAYYAKLAATNALTTRLPEFCSAAHLLCLTDIKPNLSKRDKSQSFTGYEDGQNFTSYGIGGAGSVNDFKNYSDGFGNPGFNEFRSYSRNSGGGNETFTSYGEGNSNFEQRFNTYGKGSGGGTGEFTQYGTNTNDPTLRFSSYGEETGGRQEQFSKYSDDGNAGEQTFSNYGKNAAGAVSEFDSYGNNSNVAASSFTSYGGGGAGQNETFMNYGINMNVPEENFSNYGARTTGGTQAFTNYRNQANVGDTSFSSYDKGSNQGAANFTSYGQSFNEGSDTFKGYALNSTSKAGFKEYGVNTTFKEYNKDGVSFSGYTNATTSSAHMSGSLAKKWVEPGKFFRESMLKEGTIMPMPDIKDKMPKRSFLPRSVLTKLPFSTSELKRIFKASDESSMDKMIKDSMGECTRAPSAGETKRCVGSVEDMIDFATSVLGRDITVRSTENVNGSKKNVMVSKVKGINGGKVTKSVSCHQSLFPYLLYYCHSVPKVRVYEADLLDPNTKAKINHGVAICHLDTTAWSPTHGAFLALGSGPGKIEVCHWIFENDMTWTIAN; encoded by the exons ATGATGACGAGCACCCTTTTTctcttcatcctcctcctcttctcATCCCTTACT ATTGGTTTCTCCAGCAGCGGTGCCAACGGTGGAGACAAAAATCCGTTCACACCAAAAGCGTACGTTCTGCGGTATTGGGACAAAGCCATTCAAAACACGCTTCCAAAGCCATCCTTCCTCACCTCCAAGACCTCACCATTAACCGCCATCCAAGCCGCTTATTACGCCAAACTCGCCGCCACCAACGCCCTCACCACGCGGCTCCCTGAGTTCTGTTCCGCCGCGCACCTTCTTTGCCTCACGGACATTAAGCCCAATCTCTCCAAGCGAGACAAGAGCCAAAGCTTCACTGGCTACGAAGACGGCCAGAACTTCACCAGCTACGGCATCGGCGGAGCAGGAAGCGTCAACGACTTCAAGAACTACTCCGACGGCTTTGGCAACCCCGGGTTTAACGAGTTCCGCTCCTACAGCCGCAATTCCGGTGGCGGAAACGAGACCTTCACGAGCTACGGTGAAGGCAACAGTAACTTCGAACAACGCTTCAACACCTACGGCAAAGGTTCCGGAGGCGGCACCGGGGAATTCACACAGTACGGAACCAACACAAACGACCCAACCCTCCGGTTCTCGTCGTACGGCGAGGAAACCGGCGGAAGGCAAGAACAATTCTCCAAGTACAGCGACGACGGCAATGCCGGAGAGCAAACGTTCTCGAACTACGGCAAAAACGCTGCCGGAGCCGTGAGCGAGTTTGACAGCTATGGTAACAACTCGAACGTGGCGGCGTCGTCGTTCACTAGCTACGGCGGTGGTGGAGCCGGACAGAACGAGACGTTCATGAACTATGGGATAAACATGAACGTGCCTGAAGAGAATTTCAGTAATTATGGGGCTCGAACCACCGGAGGAACGCAAGCATTCACGAACTATAGAAATCAGGCGAACGTGGGTGATACCTCGTTTTCTTCATACGATAAGGGATCAAACCAAGGAGCGGCCAATTTCACCAGCTACGGCCAATCCTTCAATGAAGGCTCCGATACCTTTAAAGGCTACGCCCTCAATTCTACGAGCAAG GCTGGGTTCAAAGAATACGGTGTGAACACGACCTTCAAGGAGTACAACAAAGACGGTGTCTCCTTCTCCGGCTACACCAATGCCACCACTTCTTCCGCCCACATGAGTGGCAGTCTGGCCAAAAAATGGGTGGAACCAGGCAAATTCTTCCGCGAGAGCATGTTAAAGGAAGGCACTATTATGCCCATGCCGGACATCAAGGACAAGATGCCCAAAAGGTCATTTTTGCCCCGTTCCGTTTTGACCAAATTACCCTTCTCCACCTCCGAGCTCAAGCGCATCTTCAAGGCCTCCGATGAATCCTCCATGGACAAGATGATAAAAGACTCCATGGGAGAGTGCACCAGAGCTCCCAGCGCGGGGGAGACAAAACGCTGCGTTGGATCTGTGGAGGACATGATCGACTTTGCAACTTCCGTTTTGGGGCGTGACATTACCGTTAGAAGCACCGAGAACGTTAACGGGTCAAAGAAGAATGTGATGGTGAGTAAGGTCAAAGGGATCAACGGTGGAAAAGTAACCAAATCTGTTTCTTGCCATCAGAGCTTGTTCCCTTACTTATTGTATTACTGCCACTCGGTTCCTAAGGTTCGGGTTTACGAAGCGGATCTTTTGGACCCGAATACAAAAGCTAAGATTAACCACGGTGTCGCCATCTGTCACTTGGACACCACTGCATGGAGCCCAACCCATGGTGCATTCTTGGCCCTTGGATCAGGTCCTGGTAAGATTGAGGTTTGCCATTGGATCTTTGAGAACGATATGACTTGGACCATTGCTAATTGA